The genomic region GAACATCCCTAGGCTGAACGCTAGCTTCGGAAAGCTGAACTCGAACAATGTACCCGCCATCGGGCAAACCGCTCCCAGAACCAAATGGCCCAGCATCGAACTGCCCATCCATAACGCTGGTGCGCGACTGCCAACGTACACGACTTATCTCACGCTCAATGGTTACCTGAACCTGAGCGCCGTCCGGCAGATTTGTCTCGCCCTCAACCATCAAACGGCGATCAGTACGCAGCGTAGCGTGAGTGGAGATAGCCACCTCTAAAGGCTCGACGTCTTCAACAACCATTTCTTCAGGCTGCTGCAACTCCGCCTCCCTACTCGCCGCGTCGGACTGCACCGCCGCTGGCTCCTCTTCCTGGCTACCGCAACCTGCCAATAGCAAGGCACTCACTAGCACGATACTGATGCCACCTAGTGTTTTATGCATAGAGACTCCTCAACAGCGAAACTCAAGCTTACCACCGCCTAACATTTACCACAGCGATTTAGACCGCAAAACACGCAAAGTGCTGCAGGGGTTTCTAACGAAAGGGTTATTTCTGAGGTGGTTGGCAATCTTATTCCCAAACCTACCCTCCAATGACGGCTTTTAGGCACCGGTAAGGCGTAAGAGTGAGAAAGCTATTGAAGCGCCATTAGTACAGAAAAGCTTTATCGCCGTTAAAAGGGAGGGTGGCATCGTACCTAACTGAGCGCTACCTACCCCACTCACTAAAATGCCCCACCGTGAAAAGTGAGGCACTGTTAATCTATCGTCGAGAAAAGCATAACCGCTAGGTTAGGTCACTCAACTCCACATCTAAAGCAGCCGCAATGCGTTTCAGCACACTCAACGAGCCGCTCTTTTTGCCTGACTCTATTTCAGAAAGGTAGCCCTGGCTAATGCCTGCTTTTTCCGCCAGCTCTCCAGCACGAAGGCCACGGTATTCGCGGTACCCCTTCACGGGGGACACGCCTTCCCGCAGCGTATCCACGACCGCTTCCGGAAACGACTCTTCACCGCGCGCTACTACCGCATTGGCTGCGTCGATATCGTCCTGATCTTCTAATCACGCAAGCAGGGCGTGGTACTTCCTGTTCATTAACTGTTATCGGTGCGTTTTTGGCGCTTTATTAGTAAACACCGCCATGAGCACCGATGTTGATGATATCCAGCACATCGCCGCGCTCATCGATGATCACCTGCCAGTCACCTACCCGCAGGCGAATATACTCGCTACCCTTCAACGCGCTTTTACGGTGGGTAATCGTTTTCAACACGGCAGTTATAGCTAAGGGCGAACAAACACCGAACACTTATCTAACAGCTAAAAACAATCCATAACCATCTACCTGCAGTCACAGTGTACCCCCCACTCACACTCATCACCGCTTCGCCTTTACTAAACGCCGCCGCAGGTTAGCCGGAGTCGGCCCAATCGAATTCAAATTGCTGTTCACCAGCGCCGAGCGCCTCAAACTCAAAGAGCTAAGAGCCAGCGACCCAGCCCTATGGCTTCTTTGAGACTATCGAAAATTCCTATCTGCAGCACATTGACCTGTCTGTCACTCCGGTCGACTCAAAACGGCGTGGCACTTTGCCTGGGATTACTGGTAACGGCCCACATTATTGATGAAGAAAATGTGGAAACTCGCTGCAAGCAGCCCCTTTCAGATGAAATGCTGTAAAGGTTTTGAAAGCTGACACAAAAAAGCCCGCCAGTTGGCGGGCTGATACATCTTTATCGTTGCGCACTAAGCAACGCCTCTATAAACAGCGGATCATTAAACAACTCATCCAACGTTTCTTCTATTGCCATTTCGATAGGCCTGGCAAGATTAGACGCCGACTGGTACATCACGCCTTTATGTTCTGGCTTAACGGAGATATCTCTGCTGAACAACCGCTCATTAGCTACTGACATTACATCTACTTGGATTGTCGACTTACCAACTGTTTTACCAGTCAGTAAAGTGTCAATCAGGTGCAGGTTTGAGTACAGTTCTAAGATGTCTCCCTGAATAATGACTGGCGAATCACCATCAATTTCAAACCCTCTGGCCAATAATTCCTGTTCAATGGCAGCTTTCAGAACATTTTCTACAGGCTCCTCGCTATGAATCGACGCCATCGGGAAGCCCCAGCCATGTCGCTTATGGCTGATACGTCGCTGATCTTCACGCCCATCCGCCACCACCACATTCACCGACACTTCAGAAGCTCCATCTACAGCGGCAACATCCACTTGCGGTTCATACGTCAGCTTATGAGACTCAGGTATCGCCGCACACCCATGCAACAGCGCCAATGCGGCGAACACCCCTAGTAATTTCAGCAATTTCATCCGGTTCCCTTACATCCAATCGGTTAGTTTTATGGTTGTCCCGCTTGGAAACCTAAACATCGAATTATCGTTAGTCAATTTATTTTGGGCGAAGGTTATTGGAGAAGTGATCAGAGCAGCTGCGAGTGCAGCGGCCAATACGGAAGAAAATACTTAGGCACTGGTGGCAAATATGAAAAGGGATTGAAAAACTCAAATACCTAAAGCCAGGTAAAATTAGGAAATCATCTATTAATCACTATTGGCGATGTCAAAAGAAGATCGAACTGTGACTCATCAATCAGGCAGTCAAGCAGCATTTGCAGGACTGATTTAAAGCCGACCGGAGGATAAATAAGCAGATCGACGCGGCAAATACCAAGGCGTTATATGGAATAGAGATAGCGGGGGCGTTTGAGGAAACGATGGTGGGTATTCTAGGCAACCAATAACCAAAAGCCTGTAGATGGCTGGCTTTAAACTGGCCTGCTTTCAGCCCGCTTCGGCGGGCTTCTTTGTGTCCATTCTTACCCATCATCTAAACCTCGCCACTTACACCCATCACCGCTAACACTGGGTCACGAGACTCCACACGATACCTGCGCTAAGAGCCATAGCGACACGCTCATTACCTGCAGCACCTTTTCCCGATACTGTTTTGACGTATACCCTCCGTACCTGAGTGCGAACTTTGTGCTGCCGACCCTTTCTTGCGTACAATTGCCCGCCAACGCGCCCACTACGTCTGATCGGCCTCCATGCTAGGCCATGGTGCTGCTGTTCATTTAGCGAATAGCCGCAATCAGAGGGCAATAGATTTGTGTACTTACACCGCATACCAAGTATGCAAGTGATTGATATGAAAATAGAAAGCCCTGCCAACGCCGCCCGCCTCTTTTCTGTGGCCCCGATGATGGACTGGACTACAAGGGACTACCGAGCTTTCGCACGCACGTTAACCAAGCGGGCGCTGCTGTATACCGAGATGGTGACGACCGGTGCGATTTTGCATGGCTCGCCCCGTGAGCGCTTTTTGGGCTTTAGCGAGGTTGAGCACCCCATTGCGTTGCAGTTGGGCGGTAGCGATGCAGGGGAGCTTGCGGAGTGCGCGGCGATTGCCGAGGCGTGGGGCTATGATGAAGTCAACCTGAACGTGGGCTGCCCCAGCGACCGCGTGCAGAACAATATGATTGGCGCCTGCTTAATGGGCTACCCTGAAAAAGTGGCGGAGGCTGTACGCACCATGCAGGCGGCGGTGTCGATCCCCGTCACGGTGAAATGCCGTATTGGCATTGATGATCAGGATGAAGATGCGGACTTGGCGCGCTTTATCAATATCGTCGCGGATGCGGGCTGTGAGGTGTTTACCGTTCACGCACGTAAGGCGTGGCTGCAGGGTTTGTCGCCTAAGCAGAACCGTGATGTGCCGCCACTTAACTACCCCCGCGTGCATCGTTTGAAGCAGCACCACCCTGAGCTCCATATTGGCATTAACGGCGGTATTAAAACCCTCGACGAGTGCCAAGCGCAGCTTGAGCACGTAGATAGCGTGATGGTAGGCCGTGAGGCGTATCAAAACCCGTGGCTGTTAGCGGGTGTGGATGCGCAGCTGTTTGGCGAACCTGGGCCAGCACAAACACGCCTTGAGGCGGCCATGGCGTTTCGCCCCTATATTCAGCAGCGGTTGGATGAGGGGGCCAAGCTGAATCACGTCACTCGCCACCTGCTGGGGCTATTTCAGGGCTGCTCGGGCGGCAGGCGCTTTCGGCGTCATTTGTCAGAACACGCTCACAAAGAGGGCGTTGGTTTGCGTGTTTACGATGAAGCGCTCAGCTTAGTGCGTGAGCCTTCCACCGAGCCGCTAGAAGTAGAACAGCCCGCCACGTTGTAACGTAGCGGGCTGTTCTGAGCGGGGTAAAATCGTTAATCGCTTATCGGCTTAGCTACCCCGCACGCCTTTCTCAATGCGCTCACCGACCTCTTGATCAATATTGCGCCAGTATTCAAAAGCGCGCTCTAGCACGGGCTCGGTGACGCCGCCAGACAAGTGACCTACCACGTTAGAAACTAACCGATCACGCTGCTCGTCATCCATCACTTGGCGAACAAGCGCGTGGGCTTGGCTCCAATCATCGTCATCAGGGCGCAGCGTGTAGGCAGAACGCACCAGCTGGCCATCGGTCGACCACACGGCATCCTCTGGAAAGCGCTCAGAGTCAGCCTTGGCGCCACCTTTACTGTTGGGGGTGTAGACCGGGTCGGTGGAGTGCTTAATTCGCATCGCGCCACCCTGGCTGTAGCTATGTACCGGGCATTTAGGCGCGTTGACCGGGATATGCTTGTAGTTAACCCCCAAGCGGGCGCGGTGTGCGTCTGCATAGGAAATCACCCGCGCCAGCAGCATTTTATCCGGCGAGAAGCCCGTGCCCGGCACCGAGTTGTTGGGTTCAAAGGCGGCTTGCTCAATCTCGCTATGAAAGTCCGTCGGATTACGGTTCAGAGTTAACTTGCCCACTTCCATCAGCGGGTAGTCATCATGGGGCCAGATTTTAGTTAAGTCGAAGGGGTTGATGCGGTAGGTCTTGGCATCTTCAAACGGCATGATCTGCATTTGCAGCGTCCAGGAGGGGTAGTCACCCCGTTTGATCGCCTCGAACAAGTCACGACGATGGTAATCTGCATCGCTGCCTGCCATTTGGTCGGCCTGCTCCTGGGTCATGCACTTAATGCCTTGATCGGTTTTAAAGTGGTATTTCACCCAAAACCGTTCGCCTTCATCATTCACCCACATATAGGTGTGGCTGGAGTAGCCATTCATATGCCGCCACGTGGCGGGCACCCCCCGGTCTCCCATTAGCCATGCCACTTGGTGGGCGGACTCAGGCGCCAATGTCCAAAAGTCCCACTGCATATCGTGATCCCGCAAACCGTTGTCAGCGCGGCGTTTTTGCGAGTGAATAAAGTGCTGGAACTTCATGGGGTCACGGACGAAAAACACGGGGGTATTGTTACCCACCATGTCGAAATTGCCTTCATCGGTGTAAAACTTAATCGAGAAGCCGCGTGGGTCACGCCATGTGTCTGGGCTTCCGCTCTCCCCCGCCACCGTCGAAAAACGGATCAGTACGTCGGTCTTAGTACCCGGCTGAAGAAATTTTGCTTTGGTGTACTTACTGACATCTTGGGTAACTTCAAAATGGCCAAAGGCGCCACTGCCCTTTGCGTGGGGCTGGCGGTCGGGAATCATCTCTCGGTTAAATGCCGCCATCTGCTCCATGAGATAGTGGTCATGCATGACGATTGGGCCATCGGCCCCCACAGAAAGGGAGTGCTCGTCGCTGGAAACCGGGATACCCGCTTCGTTCGTTGTGTACTTGCTGCTCGTCATTGCTCTTCCTCCTTGTCGCGCTCGACATGGCACGGTTTGTACCACTGGAAAGCACCGTTCATTGCCGCGTTGTTCACGTAAGCTTAAAACGGTACCCACACAGGTATAGCTAACAAGACGGTATCGCGCCATCCGTGGCGTGGTTTCGGCAGCGTATAAAAGCGTTAATACATCGCATCAGGCGGTGGTGTGAGGCTAGATTGAAAGCTTTCAATCGCAGTTTCTGCCTCTTCAATCTCATCAAAACGAGCGATGTGATAAAGCGCCTCTCCTTCATTGGCCAGCGGTAGTCGGCTCATACCAATCACAATGCCGTCAGCCATAGAGAGCACCTCATCCTCATCATTACCGAAAGGGTCCGCGACCTTGCCCAGCACTTCGCCTTTGGCCACCCGCGCGCCTAAGCGCACTTTAGGACGCAATATGCCGTCGATCGGCGCCCGCGCCCAGCTAGACCCATTAGCCAATTCAGCAGGTGCCGAGGAGCGTTGCCGCTGCGCGCCTGCTAGCATGTCCAGCCGGCGCATCACCCGTAAAACGCCCCGCACACCTGGCGCAATAGCCCACTCATCAAAGCGCAATGCTTCACCGGCTTCATAAGTGAGCACCGGTATCCCGCGGTTCTGGGCATAATGCCGAAGGCTTCCCTCACGCAGTTCTGCATTGAGAATTACCGGCGCACCAAACGCATCAGCCATACGCTCTGTTTCGCTACCCGCACTGAGCTGCGCACGAATTTGCGGTAAATTTGTACGGTGGATAGCCCCGGTGTGCAGGTCGATAATGTGCGTTGCGTGATCGACAATCTCCTCACGAAATAGCGCCGCAATGCGGCCACCCAGCGAGCCTTTTTCGCTCCCAGGAAAGCAGCGGTTTAAATCACGCCGGTCAGGCAAGTAGCGAGTTTGTTGTAAAAATCCAAACACATTAACGACCGGCACCGCAATCAGCGTTCCCCGCAGGCTATTAACCGCTTTTGAGCGCAGTAAACGGCGCACAATCTCGACACCGTTAATTTCATCACCGTGAATACCACCGCAGACCAGCATCACCGGCCCCGCTTTGCGGCCATGTACCACTTCAAGCGGAATATGCAGCGGCGTGTGGGTATATAAACGCGCAACCGGCATATCGATTTGTAAGCGCTGGCCGGGCTGAATGGTATGTCCAGCTAATTCAAAGGGAGCTCGTGCCATGCTGTTTGTCCTATAACGGGCGTAGAGTGGGTACTCTACGAGTAACGACATACGTTTTAAAACGGTGCTTTCATTAACACTCGGCTCATACACTCATCTTATACGCTCATTCATTATAAAGAACGATTTTGCTCCCTCATGCTACAGCGCTCACCCAACAACCATACAGTTTTGAATGTAAAATCACCCGTTTTCAGATAAAATGCGCGCGTCCGTATTGATAGTGAGGTTACGTTTTCATGGCCAGAAAGACCAAAGCAGAAGCGGCAGCGACTCGCGAAGCGCTGCTGGATGCTGCTGAAGAAGTGTTTTTCGCGAAAGGCGTAGCTCGCACATCGTTAGAACAAATTGCTCGCCATGCTGGCCTGACCCGTGGCGCGGTTTACTGGCACTTCAAGGATAAGGCAGATCTCTTCAAGGCATTAGTCGAGCGTGTCCACATGCCTTTTCAGTCGTTGATGGACGAAGTAGACGTCTCTGACGCTGATATTTCGCCATTAGAGTCGATGCGCCGAGCCTGCCATGCCGGTATGGCTAGGCTCGAACAGCCTTCGTACCAGAGAATATTGTCAATTTTGATGCATCGCTGCGAATTTTTTAGCGATATTGATCCTCTAGAAATGCAGGATAAGATTGGCAAAGAGTGTT from Halomonas sp. 7T harbors:
- a CDS encoding catalase; the protein is MTSSKYTTNEAGIPVSSDEHSLSVGADGPIVMHDHYLMEQMAAFNREMIPDRQPHAKGSGAFGHFEVTQDVSKYTKAKFLQPGTKTDVLIRFSTVAGESGSPDTWRDPRGFSIKFYTDEGNFDMVGNNTPVFFVRDPMKFQHFIHSQKRRADNGLRDHDMQWDFWTLAPESAHQVAWLMGDRGVPATWRHMNGYSSHTYMWVNDEGERFWVKYHFKTDQGIKCMTQEQADQMAGSDADYHRRDLFEAIKRGDYPSWTLQMQIMPFEDAKTYRINPFDLTKIWPHDDYPLMEVGKLTLNRNPTDFHSEIEQAAFEPNNSVPGTGFSPDKMLLARVISYADAHRARLGVNYKHIPVNAPKCPVHSYSQGGAMRIKHSTDPVYTPNSKGGAKADSERFPEDAVWSTDGQLVRSAYTLRPDDDDWSQAHALVRQVMDDEQRDRLVSNVVGHLSGGVTEPVLERAFEYWRNIDQEVGERIEKGVRGS
- a CDS encoding succinylglutamate desuccinylase/aspartoacylase family protein, translated to MARAPFELAGHTIQPGQRLQIDMPVARLYTHTPLHIPLEVVHGRKAGPVMLVCGGIHGDEINGVEIVRRLLRSKAVNSLRGTLIAVPVVNVFGFLQQTRYLPDRRDLNRCFPGSEKGSLGGRIAALFREEIVDHATHIIDLHTGAIHRTNLPQIRAQLSAGSETERMADAFGAPVILNAELREGSLRHYAQNRGIPVLTYEAGEALRFDEWAIAPGVRGVLRVMRRLDMLAGAQRQRSSAPAELANGSSWARAPIDGILRPKVRLGARVAKGEVLGKVADPFGNDEDEVLSMADGIVIGMSRLPLANEGEALYHIARFDEIEEAETAIESFQSSLTPPPDAMY
- a CDS encoding helix-turn-helix domain-containing protein, giving the protein MDTLREGVSPVKGYREYRGLRAGELAEKAGISQGYLSEIESGKKSGSLSVLKRIAAALDVELSDLT
- the dusA gene encoding tRNA dihydrouridine(20/20a) synthase DusA, coding for MKIESPANAARLFSVAPMMDWTTRDYRAFARTLTKRALLYTEMVTTGAILHGSPRERFLGFSEVEHPIALQLGGSDAGELAECAAIAEAWGYDEVNLNVGCPSDRVQNNMIGACLMGYPEKVAEAVRTMQAAVSIPVTVKCRIGIDDQDEDADLARFINIVADAGCEVFTVHARKAWLQGLSPKQNRDVPPLNYPRVHRLKQHHPELHIGINGGIKTLDECQAQLEHVDSVMVGREAYQNPWLLAGVDAQLFGEPGPAQTRLEAAMAFRPYIQQRLDEGAKLNHVTRHLLGLFQGCSGGRRFRRHLSEHAHKEGVGLRVYDEALSLVREPSTEPLEVEQPATL
- a CDS encoding TetR family transcriptional regulator yields the protein MARKTKAEAAATREALLDAAEEVFFAKGVARTSLEQIARHAGLTRGAVYWHFKDKADLFKALVERVHMPFQSLMDEVDVSDADISPLESMRRACHAGMARLEQPSYQRILSILMHRCEFFSDIDPLEMQDKIGKECFDEMLALFEMAQQQHLLCDSLSPEVATRMLQSMLGGLFHDWLRNPSVYSVSERSGEMIDAFISLVKR
- a CDS encoding YajG family lipoprotein; translation: MKLLKLLGVFAALALLHGCAAIPESHKLTYEPQVDVAAVDGASEVSVNVVVADGREDQRRISHKRHGWGFPMASIHSEEPVENVLKAAIEQELLARGFEIDGDSPVIIQGDILELYSNLHLIDTLLTGKTVGKSTIQVDVMSVANERLFSRDISVKPEHKGVMYQSASNLARPIEMAIEETLDELFNDPLFIEALLSAQR